A genome region from Deinococcus betulae includes the following:
- a CDS encoding aldose 1-epimerase, giving the protein MSDPGPVVTLRSEALTLEVLPELGASVLNLRATSGRPVLRPVALADVHKSSNCASFTLLPYSNRIRGARFPFGGEEVVLQPNTGGGLAQHGDVRNRPWQLETQSEAHLRAAFDSRTFADMNWPWAFTAAVEYRLHGLHLDTTVTLTNADTRPMPAGLGLHPYFARQVGGGPDPTLEVGAELIYDTGADLLPTGAARPLQAAEDYRQPRAVGPRQIDAAYTAWDGTARLDWGEQAIVLTADNVYSHLVVFTAPDGSLALEPVSHATDAFNLAARGVGGVDLRVLAPGQTLAGTVRFTLEGDWTAEEPQG; this is encoded by the coding sequence ATGAGTGACCCTGGCCCGGTGGTCACACTGCGCAGCGAGGCCCTGACCCTGGAGGTGCTGCCAGAGCTGGGCGCCAGTGTCCTGAATCTGCGGGCGACCTCGGGGCGGCCTGTGCTGCGGCCTGTGGCGCTGGCCGACGTGCACAAGAGCAGCAACTGCGCCAGTTTTACCCTGCTGCCTTATAGCAACCGCATTCGTGGCGCCCGGTTTCCCTTTGGGGGCGAGGAGGTGGTGCTACAGCCCAACACAGGGGGCGGCCTGGCCCAGCACGGCGACGTGCGTAACCGCCCGTGGCAGCTGGAGACGCAGTCAGAGGCCCATCTACGCGCCGCTTTCGACAGCCGCACCTTTGCCGATATGAACTGGCCCTGGGCCTTTACGGCGGCGGTGGAGTACCGCCTGCACGGGCTGCACCTTGACACGACAGTGACGCTGACCAACGCCGACACGCGACCTATGCCCGCCGGGCTGGGCCTGCATCCGTATTTTGCGCGGCAGGTGGGGGGCGGGCCTGACCCCACCCTGGAAGTGGGGGCCGAATTGATTTACGACACCGGCGCCGATCTGCTGCCGACGGGGGCCGCCCGTCCGCTTCAGGCAGCCGAGGATTACCGCCAGCCGCGTGCGGTGGGGCCGCGTCAGATTGACGCCGCCTATACCGCCTGGGACGGCACCGCCCGCCTGGACTGGGGGGAGCAGGCCATTGTGCTGACAGCCGACAACGTGTACTCGCATCTGGTCGTCTTTACAGCGCCCGACGGCAGCCTGGCGCTAGAGCCGGTGTCGCACGCCACCGACGCGTTCAATCTGGCCGCACGTGGCGTCGGCGGGGTAGACCTGCGCGTCCTGGCGCCTGGGCAGACCCTGGCGGGCACGGTGCGCTTCACACTCGAAGGCGATTGGACGGCCGAGGAACCTCAGGGCTAG
- the rlmB gene encoding 23S rRNA (guanosine(2251)-2'-O)-methyltransferase RlmB produces the protein MLLYGRNPVLEALQGGRVSEVLVARGVEDAFVAQLKATGVRLRFAPRIELDQLAGTTAHQGVLAEVEELAWAEVDDILDLAEKRGEPLLIVLLDGITDPRNFGAIIRSAEVLGAHGVVVEERRSAPLSPVVAKTAAGATSYLPVAQTKNLPRLMDALKKEGVWVYGAAGEAAEDVRRLDFSGAVALVIGAEGEGMRRLVREKCDALVSIPVRGQVQSLNASVAAGILLFEITRGRP, from the coding sequence ATGTTGCTGTACGGGCGGAATCCGGTGCTGGAAGCGTTACAGGGGGGCCGCGTCAGCGAGGTCCTGGTGGCGCGTGGGGTCGAGGACGCTTTTGTGGCGCAGCTCAAGGCGACGGGCGTGCGCCTGCGGTTTGCTCCCCGCATAGAACTGGATCAGTTGGCCGGCACCACCGCCCACCAGGGGGTGCTGGCCGAAGTCGAGGAACTGGCCTGGGCTGAGGTGGACGATATTCTCGACCTGGCTGAAAAGCGTGGCGAACCGCTGCTGATCGTTCTGCTGGACGGTATCACCGACCCGCGTAACTTTGGCGCCATCATCCGCAGCGCCGAGGTGCTGGGGGCCCACGGTGTGGTGGTGGAAGAACGCCGCAGTGCGCCTCTGTCGCCTGTGGTGGCCAAGACGGCGGCCGGGGCCACCTCTTACCTGCCAGTGGCCCAGACCAAGAACCTGCCACGCTTGATGGACGCCCTGAAAAAAGAAGGGGTCTGGGTGTATGGCGCGGCTGGCGAGGCTGCTGAGGACGTGCGGCGGCTGGATTTCAGCGGCGCCGTTGCGCTGGTGATTGGCGCCGAGGGCGAGGGCATGCGGCGCCTCGTGCGCGAAAAGTGCGACGCCCTGGTCAGTATTCCGGTGCGTGGGCAGGTGCAGAGCCTGAATGCCTCGGTGGCGGCAGGGATTCTGCTCTTCGAGATCACGCGGGGCCGCCCATGA
- a CDS encoding GGDEF domain-containing protein: MPAACDPKTQPRPAQAQTPLWDVLPPDTPAHLTEQLHAAPPGEARALALVALARAVRDTTPSGALTLGEAALDEALRADSPRAAVLALVGLGYVSASLGQPARAHDVVSRAQTLAEEHGLMDLRSAVLNNRALTQIVSGQWSGAAQDLNDALDAAQSAGSPQDYGNALINLAWLANLRGDAKGALHQLNVLEEHIHRQDAPLQNDLWPYLHENRAHAYVTLARQARALGRAEAQQQAAAQGLMVLRAADAALRAVPNLTTELLCAAHRSALLLLQGDLDGARAAACRSADLSQHTQQRLYTEPHLSLAEVLDAQGDPAGALAEYSAALEIVRAQRRHLDTQLILQSVSALHERQGQLAAALGAAREALDSAQAALHHMGEAALHHQHLDQELRQARADASSWQDRLRRAERLARQDALTGVLNRRGLEEGMQLLRRQEEGSALAGWSLLAAVFVDIDHFKSVNDRFSHTHGDRVLQVVARLLSQVAAQARPGTLVGRYGGEEFVLVAPIRAPGQAQALAEACRQAVEAHEWSALLPSMNLTASVGYAVERPERLPAALHAADDHLYRAKRAGRNQVHPPG, encoded by the coding sequence ATGCCGGCGGCCTGCGACCCCAAGACCCAGCCCAGGCCGGCCCAGGCACAGACGCCGCTGTGGGACGTGCTGCCCCCTGACACGCCCGCTCACCTGACCGAGCAGTTGCATGCGGCGCCCCCTGGCGAGGCCCGTGCCCTGGCCCTAGTGGCCCTGGCCCGTGCCGTGCGCGACACGACCCCTAGCGGTGCGCTGACCCTGGGGGAGGCCGCGCTGGACGAGGCCCTGCGCGCCGACTCGCCGCGCGCGGCGGTGCTGGCTCTGGTGGGCCTGGGGTACGTGAGTGCCAGCCTGGGGCAGCCCGCGCGCGCCCATGACGTTGTGTCGCGCGCCCAGACCCTAGCCGAGGAACACGGCCTGATGGACCTGCGTTCGGCGGTGCTGAACAACCGCGCCCTGACCCAGATTGTCAGCGGGCAGTGGAGCGGCGCCGCCCAGGACCTGAACGACGCCTTGGACGCAGCGCAAAGTGCTGGCAGTCCCCAGGACTACGGCAACGCCCTGATTAACCTGGCGTGGCTGGCCAACCTGCGGGGGGACGCTAAGGGGGCGCTGCACCAGTTGAACGTGCTGGAGGAACACATTCACCGGCAGGACGCGCCCCTGCAAAACGACCTCTGGCCCTACCTGCACGAGAACCGCGCCCACGCCTACGTGACGCTGGCGCGGCAGGCGCGGGCCCTGGGGCGCGCCGAGGCCCAGCAGCAGGCCGCTGCGCAGGGCCTGATGGTGCTGCGCGCCGCCGACGCGGCCCTGCGGGCTGTGCCCAACCTGACCACCGAACTGCTGTGCGCCGCCCACCGTTCGGCTTTGCTGCTCCTGCAAGGTGACCTGGACGGCGCGCGGGCCGCCGCCTGCCGCAGCGCCGACCTGAGCCAGCACACCCAGCAGCGCCTCTACACCGAGCCGCACCTGTCGCTGGCCGAGGTGCTGGACGCCCAGGGTGACCCTGCGGGCGCGCTGGCCGAGTACAGCGCCGCCCTGGAGATCGTGCGCGCCCAGCGCCGTCACCTCGACACCCAATTGATCCTCCAGTCGGTCAGTGCGCTGCATGAGCGCCAGGGTCAGCTGGCCGCCGCCCTGGGCGCGGCGCGGGAAGCCCTGGACAGTGCCCAGGCGGCGCTGCACCACATGGGCGAGGCGGCGCTGCACCACCAGCACCTGGACCAGGAGCTGCGGCAGGCCCGCGCCGACGCGAGTTCCTGGCAGGACCGCCTGCGCCGCGCCGAGCGGCTGGCCCGCCAAGACGCCCTGACCGGCGTGCTGAACCGGCGCGGCCTGGAAGAAGGCATGCAACTGCTGCGCCGTCAGGAAGAGGGCAGCGCCCTGGCCGGCTGGTCGCTGCTGGCCGCCGTGTTCGTGGACATAGACCATTTCAAGAGCGTCAATGACCGCTTCTCGCACACCCACGGCGACCGGGTGCTGCAGGTGGTGGCCAGGCTGCTGTCGCAGGTGGCGGCCCAGGCCCGGCCCGGCACCCTGGTGGGCCGCTACGGCGGCGAGGAGTTTGTGCTGGTGGCGCCCATCCGCGCGCCGGGGCAGGCCCAGGCGCTGGCCGAAGCCTGCCGCCAGGCCGTCGAGGCGCACGAGTGGTCGGCGCTGCTGCCCAGCATGAACCTGACCGCCAGCGTGGGCTACGCCGTCGAGCGTCCCGAACGTCTGCCTGCCGCCCTGCATGCTGCTGACGACCACCTGTACCGCGCCAAGCGGGCCGGGCGCAACCAGGTGCATCCGCCTGGGTAA
- a CDS encoding ABC transporter ATP-binding protein codes for MLTRVNAIETQDLRKAYRGRAVVDGLNLTVPQGEVFGFLGPNGAGKSTTVKMLLGLVKPTGGALQVLGGRPQSPQIRAQLGFLPEQFRFQTWMTGEEFLRFHGRLAGLRADELRRRVPEVLETVGLGGRGGETLGGYSKGMLQRAGLAGAILARPRLVFLDEPTSALDPIGRVEVREIIERLRADGVAVFLNSHLLAEVEQVCDRVAFVKRGRVLQQGSMRDLMGGVLPVDIRVSHLPSGLLDTLRGLGEVRHTDTNTPGRADLELWLSGEDVLPAVADALHAAGARLYALSPRRPDLETMFLDLIEDTPERRRRAAQEAARA; via the coding sequence ATGCTGACAAGAGTGAATGCCATCGAAACGCAGGACCTCCGCAAGGCCTACCGGGGCCGGGCGGTGGTGGACGGCCTGAATCTGACTGTGCCACAGGGCGAGGTCTTCGGGTTTCTGGGCCCCAACGGCGCCGGCAAAAGCACCACCGTCAAGATGTTGCTGGGCCTGGTGAAGCCTACGGGCGGCGCACTGCAGGTCCTGGGCGGGCGACCCCAGAGCCCCCAGATCCGCGCCCAGCTAGGCTTTTTGCCCGAGCAATTCCGATTTCAGACCTGGATGACGGGCGAGGAGTTTCTGCGGTTCCACGGCCGCCTGGCGGGCCTGAGGGCTGACGAACTGCGCCGCCGGGTGCCCGAGGTGCTGGAAACCGTGGGTCTGGGTGGGCGCGGCGGCGAGACCCTGGGCGGCTACAGCAAGGGCATGCTTCAGCGCGCCGGTCTGGCCGGGGCCATTCTGGCGCGGCCCCGGCTGGTCTTTCTGGACGAGCCCACCAGCGCCCTGGACCCCATTGGCCGGGTGGAGGTGCGCGAGATTATCGAGCGGCTGCGCGCCGACGGGGTGGCGGTTTTCCTGAATTCTCACCTGCTGGCCGAGGTGGAGCAGGTCTGTGACCGCGTGGCTTTTGTCAAGCGCGGCCGGGTGCTTCAGCAGGGCAGCATGCGCGACCTGATGGGCGGGGTACTGCCAGTCGATATCCGGGTGTCGCATCTGCCATCAGGGCTGCTGGACACCCTGCGGGGGCTGGGCGAGGTCCGGCACACCGACACGAACACGCCCGGCCGCGCCGACCTGGAACTGTGGCTGAGCGGCGAAGACGTTCTGCCTGCCGTGGCCGACGCCCTGCACGCGGCGGGCGCACGCCTGTATGCCCTCAGTCCTCGCCGTCCCGACCTGGAAACAATGTTTCTGGACCTCATTGAAGACACGCCCGAGCGCCGCCGCCGCGCCGCCCAGGAGGCCGCCCGTGCGTAA
- a CDS encoding ABC transporter permease subunit, producing MRNVLLMAELSLREATRKRLVSVLLLLSAAFLGFFLYGVYRLDLTLDQRALDAGLDGRSLTGASNAPVIYAALFGMYLVYFLGSLMAVLSTVGAVSGDIESGVMQSVIARPVTRAQLVAGRWLGFAAVNVVYVALLSAGLLGGIYAITGYLPDGALPAAALLLLAVALLTALTVLGSTLFTTLANGIGVFVLYGVGFTGGILSAIGGLAATPTLTTLGRAANTLMPTNALWLGASYHLQPPFLRQVGEMTRGANPFFSADPVAPALVGWAVVLTLLAVAGAMWRFSQRDL from the coding sequence GTGCGTAATGTCCTGCTGATGGCCGAACTCTCGCTGCGCGAGGCCACCCGCAAGCGCCTGGTCAGCGTGCTGCTGCTCCTGAGCGCGGCCTTTCTGGGCTTCTTTCTCTACGGTGTGTACCGCCTGGACCTGACGCTGGACCAGCGCGCGTTGGACGCCGGCCTGGACGGGCGCAGCCTGACAGGGGCGTCCAATGCCCCCGTGATCTATGCCGCCCTGTTTGGCATGTACCTGGTGTACTTCCTGGGGTCTCTGATGGCTGTGCTGTCCACGGTGGGGGCCGTCAGCGGCGACATCGAAAGCGGCGTGATGCAGAGCGTCATTGCGCGGCCCGTCACCCGCGCGCAGCTGGTTGCCGGACGCTGGCTGGGGTTTGCCGCGGTCAATGTCGTGTATGTGGCCCTGCTGTCGGCCGGACTGCTAGGAGGCATCTACGCCATTACCGGCTACCTGCCAGACGGCGCCCTGCCGGCGGCGGCCCTGCTGCTGCTGGCGGTGGCCCTGCTGACCGCCCTGACGGTGCTGGGCAGCACCCTCTTTACCACCCTGGCCAACGGCATTGGCGTTTTTGTGCTGTACGGCGTGGGCTTTACCGGCGGGATTCTCAGCGCTATCGGTGGCCTGGCCGCCACCCCTACGCTGACCACTCTTGGCCGCGCTGCAAATACCTTGATGCCCACCAACGCCCTGTGGCTGGGCGCCAGCTATCACCTTCAGCCGCCTTTTTTGCGTCAGGTGGGCGAGATGACGCGCGGCGCCAACCCCTTTTTCAGTGCCGACCCGGTGGCGCCGGCGCTGGTGGGCTGGGCTGTGGTCCTGACTCTGCTGGCGGTGGCCGGCGCCATGTGGCGCTTCAGCCAGCGGGATTTGTAG
- a CDS encoding Vgb family protein codes for MKRRLTSLSAALLLGTVLLVACGSSAPGSSAQPVTGDVTALTEQLPVSGDVPTSGRLRLSRVVPAALRVTVDSTPAGVTVTPGPPVADGPDSLVALAVTGRGAGLVTLSVSVGGSPAARVTVPLAELQLQSLGGAAPYVAAAGVAAPGGVLLRAPANAEEERRHSLRLVAGQTVTLLPFALQGFEAITSHATRGAEVWVAVRGVTSAGSFLLRREANGQVTRFAAGTTDTLNHLTPAPDGRVWFTAYGQAALLSLDPVSGAVRRQEVEGGLPETLVSAPDGTLYYTRRGTAPAVVAFSPVTGQTRAYPVGTANVSVPEALHAAPDGTLWFTETRTGAVWNLEPHSGAQRSLTLPAGTRPSALAVTASGTLWVADQSRATLLRVPAGASSGAFLPVPAAAPTGPRALTVTPEGALWFESGGQLAKVINGG; via the coding sequence ATGAAGCGACGCCTGACCTCACTGTCTGCCGCCCTCCTGCTGGGGACAGTGCTGCTGGTGGCCTGCGGTTCCTCGGCACCAGGCAGTTCGGCCCAGCCCGTCACTGGGGATGTCACCGCCCTCACCGAGCAATTGCCAGTCAGTGGGGACGTCCCCACCAGTGGCCGGCTGCGGCTCAGCCGCGTGGTGCCAGCGGCTCTGCGGGTCACGGTCGACAGCACGCCGGCTGGCGTCACGGTCACGCCCGGTCCTCCGGTGGCCGATGGCCCCGACAGTCTGGTCGCTCTGGCGGTGACAGGGCGCGGCGCTGGTCTGGTGACCCTGAGTGTCAGCGTCGGCGGTAGCCCGGCGGCGCGGGTGACTGTGCCGCTGGCCGAACTTCAACTTCAGTCGCTGGGCGGCGCGGCGCCCTACGTGGCGGCGGCAGGTGTGGCGGCGCCGGGCGGCGTGTTGCTGCGCGCCCCGGCCAACGCCGAGGAGGAGCGGCGGCATAGCCTGCGGCTGGTGGCGGGCCAGACGGTCACCCTGCTGCCCTTTGCGCTTCAGGGCTTCGAGGCCATTACCAGCCATGCCACGCGCGGCGCCGAGGTCTGGGTGGCGGTGCGTGGCGTCACCAGTGCGGGCAGCTTCCTGCTGCGCCGGGAGGCGAACGGTCAGGTTACCCGCTTTGCGGCCGGCACCACCGACACCCTGAACCATCTGACGCCAGCGCCGGACGGCCGGGTGTGGTTCACGGCTTACGGGCAGGCTGCCCTGCTGAGCCTGGACCCGGTCAGCGGCGCCGTGCGGCGGCAGGAGGTCGAAGGCGGCCTGCCCGAGACCCTGGTCAGCGCCCCCGACGGCACGCTGTATTACACCCGGCGCGGCACGGCCCCGGCTGTGGTGGCCTTTTCGCCGGTGACTGGCCAGACCCGCGCCTACCCGGTCGGGACAGCCAATGTCAGTGTGCCTGAAGCCCTGCACGCGGCCCCTGACGGCACCCTCTGGTTCACCGAGACCCGCACCGGCGCTGTGTGGAATCTGGAGCCCCACAGCGGCGCCCAGCGCAGCCTGACCCTGCCAGCCGGCACCCGGCCCAGCGCCCTGGCTGTGACGGCCAGTGGCACGCTCTGGGTGGCTGACCAGAGCCGCGCAACCCTGCTGCGTGTGCCAGCCGGGGCGTCCTCTGGAGCATTCTTGCCAGTGCCGGCGGCGGCCCCGACCGGGCCCCGCGCCCTGACCGTAACGCCCGAAGGTGCGCTGTGGTTCGAGAGTGGAGGGCAGCTGGCTAAGGTGATTAATGGCGGATGA
- a CDS encoding nuclear transport factor 2 family protein yields MTSANDSGTTQAFMAALQNAEASGQLDDLLALHAEGVTLRNLSAHSWQGLDGARDFWQTYLDNFDQIHSEFSRSQEASGLGLMEWEATGQLKGGRDIAYRGVSLIDLQDGKVTAFRTYYDSAAFVVPAAE; encoded by the coding sequence ATGACGAGTGCAAACGACAGCGGCACCACCCAGGCCTTCATGGCCGCCCTGCAAAATGCCGAGGCGTCCGGGCAGCTTGACGATCTGCTGGCCTTACATGCCGAGGGGGTCACGCTGCGCAATCTCAGCGCGCACAGCTGGCAGGGGCTGGACGGCGCCCGCGACTTCTGGCAGACGTACCTAGACAACTTTGACCAGATTCACAGCGAGTTCTCACGCAGTCAGGAGGCCAGCGGCCTGGGCCTGATGGAGTGGGAGGCCACAGGTCAGCTGAAGGGCGGGCGTGACATCGCCTACCGGGGCGTCAGCCTGATTGACCTTCAGGACGGCAAGGTGACGGCCTTCCGCACCTATTACGACAGCGCCGCCTTCGTGGTGCCGGCAGCCGAGTAA